From one Rosa rugosa chromosome 4, drRosRugo1.1, whole genome shotgun sequence genomic stretch:
- the LOC133707005 gene encoding uncharacterized protein LOC133707005, with protein MADSNSNSNSVDVILDFLRKNRFSRAEAALRSELGNRPDLNGFLQKLALEEKDSGNSLEAEKGDKLVVENQGLGSRNGGEVSKELIVKEIECGTGRNGSEIKWKNAASVGERNKPVDVAGTNHKSFAFSKGLEDTVLDLYSWKVNPSNGPAEPYQNDVGGSNSNHPEPQILQQSRNHTGEIPDSGKSTVKSGEDISFSGEKKTSWAGSTSKTNVESKYDRTQTSEPKELDQQLKTSTTYFKEGFADNPWSRIEEPTSSSSEMWKDCSVKTVFPFPKEDMSTSYDSASGSDKKEGKRKAVLTDTRATIKEQENEVARALYLSKSQGSSEQKTISSLVFPILSENQKEEFPRLPPVKLKSEDKPLTVNWEEKFERDGPGAKLSAADNAHLIGAYLDVPFGQEINSSGGKRNVGGGSWLSVSQGIAEDTSDLVSGFATVGDGLSEDYPNEYWDSDEYDDDDDVGYMRQPIEDEAWFLAHEIDYPSDNEKGTGHGSVPDPQERGPTKDEDDDQSFAEEDSYFSGERYFQGKNVEPVIVTDDPIGITVTELYGRTDENDLMAQYDGQLMDEEELNLMRAEPVWQGFVTQTNELIMLGDGKVLNEGGRPRLDDVCVEDDQHGSVRSIGVGINSDVAEIGSEVRESLVGGSSEGDLEYFRDHDEGVGGSRKPHHDSDQKHIDRSNRDNKKSSKHEANKYIVVADDNSASRPKKNHTEGAFSFPPPLRDGGQSVQASSSKTLWSNNCNAIVTDETDDCTNTLMSSDDMLASWKRKSTDTSGDENNDDAVRSANSTPSTLSNYAYAEREHGKQEEDEKIATLRDEDTGVSLEDEEAAAVQEQVRQIKAQEEEFETFNLKIVHRKNRTGFEEDKNFHVVLNSVIAGRYHVTEYLGSAAFSKAIQAHDLHTGMDVCVKIIKNNKDFFDQSLDEIKLLKYVNKHDPADKYHLLRLYDYFYYREHLLIVCELLKANLYEFHKFNRESGGEVYFTMPRLQSITIQCLEALQFLHGLGLIHCDLKPENILVKSYSRCEVKVIDLGSSCFETDHLCSYVQSRSYRAPEVILGLPYDKKIDIWSLGCILAELCTGNVLFQNDSPATLLARVMGIICPIDQSMLAKGRDTYKYFTKNHMLYERNQETNRLEYLIPKKTSLRHRLPMGDQGFIDFVAHLLEINPKKRPSASEALKHPWLSYPYEPISS; from the exons ATGGCTGACTCGAACTCGAACTCGAACTCGGTTGATGTCATTCTTGACTTTCTGCGGAAGAATAGGTTTTCAAGAGCTGAGGCAGCTCTTCGCAGTGAGCTTGGTAATCGTCCTGATTTGAATGGTTTCCTTCAGAAGCTTGCTCTTGAAGAAAAGGACTCTGGTAATTCGTTGGAAGCTGAAAAGGGGGACAAACTGGTGGTGGAGAATCAAGGGCTGGGATCTCGGAACGGTGGTGAAGTTTCAAAGGAACTTATAGTGAAAGAGATAGAATGTGGAACTGGCAGAAATGGGTCTGAAATCAAATGGAAGAATGCTGCTTCTGTTGGGGAACGAAATAAACCTGTTGACGTGGCTGGGACTAATCACAAGAGCTTCGCATTCTCTAAAGGTTTAGAGGATACTGTCCTTGATTTATATTCATGGAAGGTCAATCCAAGCAATGGTCCTGCTGAACCTTATCAAAATGATGTTGGTGGTAGTAACTCCAACCACCCAGAGCCTCAGATATTGCAACAGTCAAGGAATCATACCGGGGAGATTCCTGATTCCGGTAAAAGCACTGTGAAATCTGGAGAAGATATTAGCTTTTCTGGTGAGAAGAAAACTTCATGGGCTGGAAGTACTAGCAAAACCAATGTGGAAAGCAAGTACGATAGAACCCAAACAAGCGAACCTAAGGAACTTGATCAACAACTCAAGACTAGTACCACATACTTCAAAGAAGGCTTTGCAGATAATCCATGGTCGAGAATTGAAGAACCAACAAGTTCATCATCCGAGATGTGGAAAGATTGTTCTGTCAAGACCGTATTTCCTTTCCCCAAAGAGGATATGTCAACAAGTTATGATAGTGCTTCTGGTTCTGataaaaaagaaggaaagagaaaagctGTGCTGACTGATACTAGGGCAACAATAAAGGAGCAGGAGAATGAGGTGGCAAGAGCTTTATACTTGAGCAAGTCACAAGGGAGTTCTGAGCAGAAGACCATTAGTAGCTTGGTTTTTCCTATTTTGTCTGAGAATCAGAAAGAAGAGTTTCCAAGGTTGCCACCAGTAAAACTCAAGTCAGAGGACAAACCGTTGACTGTTAACTGGGAGGAAAAGTTTGAGCGAGACGGGCCTGGTGCAAAACTCAGTGCTGCCGACAATGCTCATCTTATTGGGGCATATTTGGATGTTCCCTTTGGACAAGAAATAAACTCTTCAG GTGGAAAAAGGAATGTAGGAGGAGGTAGTTGGCTGTCTGTAAGTCAGGGAATTGCAGAAGATACATCTGATCTGGTATCTGGTTTTGCTACTGTTGGTGATGGACTGAGTGAGGATTACCCAAATGAGTACTGGGATTCtgatgaatatgatgatgatgatgatgtgggATACATGAgacaacctattgaagatgaggCCTGGTTCTTGGCTCATGAAATTGATTACCCAAGTGACAATGAAAAAGGAACAGGGCATGGGAGCGTTCCAGATCCGCAGGAAAGAGGCCCAACCaaagatgaggatgatgatcaATCTTTTGCTGAGGAGGATTCTTACTTTTCTGGTGAGCGTTACTTTCAAGGGAAAAATGTTGAACCAGTTATAGTTACAGATGATCCTATAGGAATCACAGTGACTGAGTTGTATGGGAGGACTGATGAGAATGATTTAATGGCTCAATATGATGGACAGTTGATGGATGAAGAGGAACTGAATTTGATGCGTGCAGAACCTGTCTGGCAGGGATTTGTCACTCAGACTAATGAACTCATCATGTTAGGGGATGGGAAAGTTCTGAATGAGGGTGGAAGGCCACGTCTAGATGATGTTTGCGTGGAGGATGATCAGCATGGTTCAGTGAGATCAATTGGTGTGGGGATCAATAGTGATGTTGCTGAAATTGGCAGTGAAGTACGGGAAAGTTTGGTTGGAGGTAGCAGTGAAGGGGATTTAGAATACTTCCGAGACCATGATGAAGGAGTTGGTGGGTCTCGGAAGCCTCATCATGACTCAGACCAAAAACATATTGATAGATCTAACAGGGACAACAAGAAAAGTAGTAAACATGAGGCAAATAAATATATAGTTGTTGCCGATGATAATAGTGCATCTAGACCCAAGAAAAATCATACAGAAGGGGCATTTTCATTCCCCCCTCCACTGAGAGATGGAGGACAGTCAGTGCAGGCAAGCTCCAGTAAAACTTTATGGTCAAACAATTGCAATGCAATTGTCACTGATGAAACTGATGACTGTACAAATACTTTGATGAGTTCCGATGACATGCTTGCTTCATGGAAGCGGAAAAGTACTGATACCTCAGGTGATGAAAATAATGATGATGCTGTTAGATCAGCAAACTCTACTCCCTCAACGCTCTCAAATTATGCTTATGCTGAAAGAGAGCATGGCaagcaagaagaagatgaaaagatTGCCACTCTCAGGGATGAAGATACAGGGGTGTCACTTGAGGATGAAGAGGCAGCTGCTGTGCAAGAGCAAGTAAGGCAAATAAAGGCTCAGGAAGAAGAGTTTGAGACCTTCAACCTCAAGATTGTGCACAGGAAAAACAG AACTGGCTTCGAGGAAGACAAAAATTTTCATGTTGTTCTGAATTCTGTGATAGCTGGGCGCTATCATGTCACTGAATATCTTGGATCTGCTGCATTCAGCAAAGCTATACAAGCACATGATTTGCATACGGGAATGGATGTGTGTGTGAAAATTATAAAAAACAACAAAGATTTCTTTGATCAGAGCCTTGATGAGATAAAGCTTCTCAAGTACGTCAATAAGCATGATCCTGCTGATAAGTACCACCTTCTCCGATTGTACGATTACTTTTATTATCGA GAACATTTGTTAATAGTATGTGAACTTCTCAAAGCAAACTTGTACGAATTTCATAAATTCAACCGTGAGTCAGGAGGGGAGGTCTACTTCACTATGCCGAGACTGCAG TCAATTACCATTCAGTGTCTAGAGGCGCTGCAGTTCTTGCATGGCCTTGGCTTGATACATTGTGACTTGAAGCCTGAGAATATACTAGTGAAAAGCTACAGTAGATGTGAGGTGAAAGTCATTGATCTTGGGAGTAGTTGCTTTGAGACGGATCACCTCTGCTCCTATGTTCAATCCAGGTCCTATCGTGCTCCTGAGGTTATCTTGGGACTTCCATATGATAAGAAGATAGATATATGGTCACTTGGGTGTATCTTAGCCGAACTTTGTACTGGCAAT GTACTCTTCCAGAATGATTCACCGGCAACTTTACTTGCACGGGTGATGGGAATCATTTGCCCTATTGATCAAAGTATGCTTGCCAAAGGACGGGATACGTACAAATACTTCACAAAAAATCACATGCTTTATGAACGAAATCAG GAAACAAACAGACTGGAATACCTGATACCAAAAAAGACATCTTTAAGGCATCGGCTGCCAATGGGGGACCAAGGGTTCATTGATTTTGTTGCTCATCTGCTTGAGATAAACCCAAAGAAGCGACCTTCTGCATCTGAAGCTCTGAAGCACCCATGGCTGTCATATCCATATGAACCCATATCATCTTGA
- the LOC133707007 gene encoding transmembrane 9 superfamily member 3-like: protein MGKTMAVGVPVIIAFLILCGAADLVTSDASNHRYKEGDAVPLYANKVGPFHNPSETYRYFDLPFCSPDAVKEKKEALGEVLNGDRLVSAPYKLEFLKHKDSELVCKRTLKKEEVAKFRSAVNKDYYFQMYYDDLPIWGFIGKVDKENKDPSEYKTYLYKHIHFDILYNKDRVIEINVQTDPHALVDLTEDKEVHVEFLYTVKWRETNTPFDKRMDKYSQSSSLPHHLEIHWFSIINSCVTVLLLTGFLATILMRVLKNDFVKYAHDEEAAEDQEETGWKYIHGDVFRFPKYKSLFAAALGSGTQLFTLTIFIFVLALVGVFYPYNRGALFTALVVIYALTSGIAGYTATSFYCQLEGTNWVRNLLLTGCLFCGPLFLTFCFLNTVAIAYTATAALPFGTIVVIVLIWTLVTSPLLVLGGIAGKNSKAEFQAPVRTTKYPREIPPLPWYRATVPQMAMAGFLPFSAIYIELYYIFASVWGHRIYTIYSILFIVFIILLIVTAFITVALTYFQLAAEDHEWWWRSFLCGGSTGIFIYAYCLYYYYARSDMSGFMQTSFFFGYMACICYGFFLMLGSVGFRAALLFVRHIYRSIKCE, encoded by the exons atgggcaAGACTATGGCGGTGGGAGTACCAGTCATCATCGCCTTTCTGATCCTGTGCGGCGCTGCAGATCTGGTTACCTCCGACGCCTCCAATCATCGTTACAAAGAAGGAGATGCAGTCCCGCTCTACGCCAACAAGGTCGGGCCCTTTCACAACCCCAG TGAAACCTACAGGTACTTTGATCTCCCTTTCTGCTCACCAG ATGCGGTTAAAGAGAAAAAGGAAGCTCTTGGTGAAGTATTGAATGGGGATCGTTTAGTCAGCGCCCCTTACAAGCTTGAGTTCCTGAAACATAAAGATTCGGAACTGGTTTGCAAAAGGACTCTCAAGAAGGAAGAAGTGGCCAAGTTCAGATCTGCTGTGAACAAGGACTATTACTTTCAAATGTATTATGATGACTTGCCCATCTGGGGTTTCATTGGGAAGGTCGACAAGGAAAACAAGGACCCAAGCGAGTACAAGACCTACCTCTATAAGCACATTCATTTTGATATCTTGTACAACAAGGACCGTGTGATCGAAATCAATGTTCAAACAGATCCTCATGCTCTAGTGGACCTTACTGAGGACAAAGAAGTCCATGTTGAGTTTTTGTATACAGTAAAATGGAGGGAAACAAACACTCCTTTTGATAAGAGGATGGATAAGTATTCTCAGTCCTCATCGCTGCCTCATCATTTGGAGATCCATTGGTTCTCCATTATTAATTCATGTGTCACAGTTCTGCTCTTGACTGGGTTTCTTGCCACAATTCTTATGCGAGTGCTTAAGAATGATTTTGTCAA ATATGCCCATGATGAGGAAGCAGCTGAAGACCAAGAAGAGACTGGATGGAAATACATTCACGGAGATGTATTTAGGTTTCCCAAATACAAGTCTCTGTTTGCAGCAGCTCTTGGTTCCGGCACCCAACTGTTTACACT TACTATCTTCATCTTCGTACTCGCTCTTGTCGGTGTCTTTTATCCATACAACCGAGGTGCTTTATTTACCGCTCTAGTTGTAATTTATGCGCTCACGTCGGGAATTGCAGGTTATACTGCTACTTCATTTTATTGCCAGCTAGAGGGGACAAACTGG GTTCGAAATCTGTTGTTGACGGGATGCCTCTTCTGTGGACCTTTGTTTCTCACATTCTGCTTTTTGAATACTGTCGCAATTGCTTACACAGCCACTGCAGCACTTCCATTTGGCACAATTGTGGTTATAGTTCTAATATGGACACTTGTTACATCACCTTTATTGGTGTTGGGTGGGATTGCCGGGAAGAACAGTAAAGCTGAGTTCCAGGCTCCTGTTCGCACCACTAAGTATCCCAGAGAGATTCCGCCTTTGCCTTGGTACCGGGCAACAGTCCCTCAAATGGCAATGGCTGGCTTTCTGCCTTTCAGTGCCATATATATTGAACTGTACTACATCTTTGCCAGTGTCTGGGGTCACAGGATTTACACCATTTACAGCATCTTGTTTATCGTGTTTATCATTCTACTGATAGTCACCGCTTTCATTACCGTGGCATTGACATATTTCCAACTAGCTGCTGAGGACCATGAGTGGTGGTGGAG ATCTTTTCTCTGTGGTGGGTCGACTGGCATATTTATCTATGCCTACTGTTTGTATTACTACTACGCACGCTCAGATATGTCTGGATTTATGCAAACATCATTCTTCTTTGGTTACATGGCATGCATCTGCTACGGTTTCTTCCTCATGCTCGGATCTGTGGGTTTCCGGGCAGCTTTGCTTTTTGTGCGTCACATATACCGATCCATTAAGTGCGAGTAA
- the LOC133707006 gene encoding uncharacterized protein LOC133707006, with translation MDDDRPSEEEAKPSPSPSPSLFPVIAASQQVSNVPQWLSNTSFTNNLSVINDAVASHFKPEPPPEEQEDVRPQPKPYELLESSSGSEASDQRDRTSKKRRKKEKGKRRRSAERDGGSFAGFGSRKSSVRAWVESETRPSENYYLDSSGDLDNLAFGCLYRMDIARYKPYAALSDSSGNFKALYQGNQTISTLDRDADVDALDGKLKSGGRYWSAKYMALERHKNLKRLRLLAPRDLADTVSADFIPLTDIQTSDEGEGVAADESLSGTPVVVEESWEDELLRKTREFNKLTREHPHDEKVWLAFAEFQDKVADMQPQKGARLQTLEKKISILEKATELNPDNEELLLCLLKAYKSRDSSDVLISRWEKILIQHSGNYNLWREFLHVIQGEFSRFKVSDMRKMYAHAIQAISAACRMHSRQVCQGEKSSPDPAIVQLELGLVDIFLSYCRFEWQVGYQELATALFQAEIEFSLFCPSLLLTEQSKQILFEHFWNSDGARVGEEGALGWSTWLEKEEENRQRVIREEMAHDNEGGWTGWSEPLSKNKVGSTNPEKEAESNAVLEEFQEETENEDVKQEDDTEALLKMLGIDVDVGATGEGKDASTWIRWSEEENSRDCDQWMPVRAKSEAVASNNGGTPDREAEEHLSRVIMYEDVAEYLFSLSSFEARLSLVLQFIDFFGGKTSQWMSTNSSAWSEKLLSLEALPHSVLHTLKRVHDVLSKTQGSSNSFSLESLLGTTNDIHGKADLMKFLRNATLLCLSAFPRNYLLEEAALVAEELSVVNLNPSRSSVTPCRALAKYLLKSDRQDILLCGVYARREAFYGNIDHARRVFDMALSSIEGLPLELRSNAPLLYFWYAEVELAKDQGNRSESSFRAMHILSCLGSGGSYSPFKCQPSNLQLLRARQGFKERIRTVQMSWVRGVIDDQSAALVCCAALFEELTSGWALGIEVLDQAFAMVLPERKSHSHQLEFVFNFYMKMLWRHHGQSSLSKCWESILQGLQIYSFSPELYSDLIEVGHFYTTSNKLRWVFDDYCQKKPSVVVWLFALSFEISKGGSQHRIRGLFERALANDRFHNSVVLWRCYIAYEMNIACNPSTSRRIFFRAIHACPWSKKLWLDGFLKLNSTLSAKELSDLQEVMRDKELNLRTDIYEILLQDELVL, from the exons ATGGACGACGACAGGCCGTCGGAAGAAGAAGCGAAGCCGTCGCCGTCGCCGTCGCCGTCGCTGTTCCCAGTCATAGCCGCCTCTCAGCAAGTCTCAAACGTCCCTCAATGGCTTTCCAACACCAGCTTCACCAACAACCTCTCCGTCATAAACGACGCCGTTGCCTCGCACTTCAAACCTGAGCCACCGCCGGAGGAGCAAGAGGACGTACGGCCCCAGCCGAAGCCGTACGAGCTTCTGGAATCTTCTAGCGGATCCGAAGCGAGCGATCAGAGAGACAGGACGagcaagaagaggaggaagaaggagaaggggaAGAGGAGGCGGAGCGCGGAGAGAGACGGCGGGTCGTTCGCCGGTTTCGGGTCGAGAAAGTCCAGTGTTCGGGCTTGGGTCGAATCCGAGACTAGACCGTCGGAAAATTATTACTTGGATTCCAGTGGCGACCTTGATAATTTGGCCTTTGGATGTCTCTATAG GATGGACATTGCTCGATACAAACCTTATGCTGCTCTTTCGGATAGTTCCGGGAATTTTAAAGCTTTGTATCAGGGGAATCAGACAATTTCAACATTGGATAGAGATGCTGATGTTGATGCATTGGATGGTAAACTAAAATCCGGGGGTCGCTATTGGTCTGCAAAGTACATGGCTTTGGAACGCCATAAGAACTTAAAGCGCCTTCGTTTACTTGCCCCCAGAGACCTTGCAGACACAGTTTCAGCTGATTTTATTCCTTTGACGGATATTCAAACATCCGATGAAGGTGAAGGTGTTGCTGCTGATGAGTCACTCTCGGGAACTCCAGTAGTGGTCGAAGAATCATGGGAAGATGAATTGCTACGCAAGACTCGGGAGTTTAACAAATTGACGAGGGAGCATCCTCATGATGAGAAGGTTTGGTTGGCTTTTGCTGAGTTCCAAGACAAGGTTGCTGATATGCAGCCCCAGAAAGGTGCTCGCTTGCAGACTCTGGAAAAAAAGATTAGCATATTGGAGAAAGCCACAGAGCTTAACCCAGATAATGAAGAACTGTTGCTTTGTCTTCTAAAGGCTTATAAAAGCAGAGACAGTTCCGATGTATTAATTAGTAGATGGGAAAAGATACTCATACAACATTCAGGAAATTACAACTTGTGGAGAGAGTTTCTGCATGTTATTCAAGGGGAGTTCTCCAGGTTCAAGGTTTCAGACATGAGAAAAATGTACGCACATGCAATCCAGGCTATATCTGCTGCATGCAGAATGCACTCTAGGCAG GTTTGCCAAGGAGAAAAATCTTCTCCAGATCCCGCTATTGTTCAACTAGAACTTGGTCTGGTGGATATTTTTCTCAGTTATTGTAGGTTTGAATGGCAGGTTGGCTACCAAGAGTTGGCCACCGCTCTATTTCAGGCTGAAATTGAATTCAGTTTGTTTTGTCCTTCTTTGCTCCTCACTGAGCAGAGTAAGCAGATATTATTTGAGCACTTCTGGAACAGTGATGGTGCTAGAGTCGGAGAAGAAGGCGCTCTTGGTTGGTCCACATGGTTggagaaagaggaagaaaatagGCAAAGGGTCATCAGAGAGGAGATGGCACATGATAATGAAGGTGGTTGGACAGGTTGGTCTGAACCACTATCAAAAAATAAGGTAGGTAGTACCAATCCAGAAAAGGAGGCTGAAAGTAATGCTGTACTTGAggaatttcaagaagaaactgAGAATGAAGATGTCAAGCAAGAAGATGATACTGAAGCTTTGCTAAAGATGCTTGGAATTGATGTTGATGTTGGGGCTACTGGTGAGGGTAAAGACGCTTCAACCTGGATTAGATGGtcagaagaagaaaattcaAGAGATTGTGATCAATGGATGCCTGTTCGTGCAAAATCTGAAG CTGTTGCCTCTAATAATGGCGGGACACCTGATAGAGAAGCAGAAGAACACCTTTCGAGAGTCATAATGTATGAAGATGTTGCTGAGTACCTCTTTTCTTTGAGCTCATTTGAGGCCCGTTTATCTCTAGTGTTACAGTTCATTGATTTCTTTGGTGGGAAGACATCTCAGTG GATGTCGACAAACAGTTCAGCTTGGTCTGAGAAACTCCTTAGCCTGGAGGCATTGCCACATTCAGTATTACACACTCTGAAAAGGGTTCATGATGTCTTAAGCAAAACACAAGGTAGTTCAAATAGTTTCAGCTTGGAATCTCTGTTGGGGACCACCAATGACATCCATGGAAAGGCAGACCTGATGAAGTTTCTTCGTAATGCTACCTTGCTCTGTTTATCTGCTTTTCCACGTAATTATCTCCTAGAGGAAGCTGCTTTAGTTGCAGAAGAGCTATCTGTTGTGAATCTGAATCCATCCCGCAGTTCAGTTACCCCCTGCCGTGCTCTGGCAAAGTATCTTTTAAAGAGTGATCGTCAG GATATATTGCTATGTGGTGTTTATGCAAGAAGAGAGGCTTTTTATGGGAATATTGATCATGCAAGAAGAGTATTTGACATGGCGTTGTCATCTATTGAAGGGCTTCCTTTG GAATTGAGGTCCAATGCTCCTCTTCTGTATTTCTGGTATGCTGAGGTGGAGCTAGCCAAAGATCAGGGAAATCGGTCTGAATCATCATTTCGTGCAATGCATATTTTATCTTGCTTAGGAAGTGGTGGATCATATAGTCCGTTTAAATGTCAGCCATCAAATTTGCAATTGCTGAGAGCACGCCAAGGCTTCAAAGAAAGAATAAGAACAGTTCAAATGTCATGGGTACGTGGTGTTATAGATGATCAATCCGCTGCTCTCGTATGTTGTGCTGCTTTATTTGAAGAGTTAACTTCTGGATGGGCTTTGGGAATTGAAGTTCTAGATCAGGCTTTTGCAATGGTGCTTCCAG AGAGAAAAAGCCATAGCCATCAACTTGAATTTGTGTTCAACTTTTACATGAAGATGCTGTGGAGACATCATGGTCAATCAAGTCTATCAAAATGCTGGGAGTCCATTTTGCAGGGGCTTCAAATATATTCATTCAGCCCTGAACTTTATAGTGATCTAATTGAGGTTGGCCATTTTTATACAACATCCAATAAACTGCGGTGGGTGTTTGATGACTACTGTCAGAA GAAACCATCTGTTGTCGTCTGGCTTTTTGCCTTGTCATTTGAGATAAGCAAAGGGGGCTCACAGCATAGGATTCGTGGATTGTTTGAAAGGGCATTGGCAAATGATAGGTTTCATAACTCGGTTGTGCTATGGCGATGCTACATTGCATATGAAATGAACATAGCATGCAATCCTTCCACATCCAGGcgaattttcttccgagctatCCATGCCTGCCCATG GTCAAAGAAGCTATGGCTGGATGGTTTTCTCAAATTGAACTCCACCCTATCTGCAAAAGAGCTGTCAGATCTCCAAGAAGTTATGCGGGATAAGGAACTGAATCTGAGAACAGACATTTATGAAATTCTTTTGCAAGATGAGCTAGTACTGTAA